A genomic window from Caldilineales bacterium includes:
- the pepF gene encoding oligoendopeptidase F: protein MSNALPPRSAIAPEHTWNSTSLFANDDAWESELNALLTDIGGAGRSSGQLGTSPALLAETLAQRDELRRRAWVLQVYAGMSHAVDTTSQKAAEMSGRADGAYGQVLAACAFIEPEILGLGQARVQGWMEEEPRLAVYRHYLDDLFRKQAHVRSAEVEEVLGMLADPFNGAWTASNLLTNADFRFAPAAGSDGASHDVSQSTITHLMDHPDREARRTAWESYHDQYLAFKNTLASAYTTSLKQSAFTMRARRYDSTLAASLFPYNIPTAVFHNLIDVFRQNLPTWHRYWAFRRQALGVDILHPYDVWAPLAANPPVIPFAQAVDWICQGLAPLGDDYVAAMRRGCLQERWIDLYPNAGKSQGAFSTGAPGTHPFIMMSYTDSMRSLSTLAHELGHSLHSYLTWQHQPVVYGDYSLFAAEVASNFHQAMVRGYLLRANPDPSFQLSLIEEAMSNFHRYFLVMPTLARFELEMHQRAEAGLGLTADFMIDRMAELFAEAYGPDMHIDHDRAGITWATFGHLYADYYVFQYATGISGAHACARRILDGVDGAATDYRRFLSAGGSLHPLDALALAGVELGRPEAVEATFAVLADYVDRLESLMGQEQAA from the coding sequence ATGTCAAACGCCCTTCCGCCTCGCAGCGCTATTGCCCCTGAACACACCTGGAACTCGACCAGCCTCTTCGCCAACGACGATGCTTGGGAGAGCGAACTGAACGCCCTCCTGACGGACATTGGCGGCGCCGGCCGCTCTAGCGGCCAACTTGGGACTTCACCCGCCCTGTTGGCCGAGACCCTGGCGCAGCGCGATGAACTGCGTCGTCGCGCCTGGGTCTTGCAGGTCTATGCCGGCATGAGCCACGCCGTCGACACCACCAGCCAGAAAGCGGCCGAGATGAGCGGGCGCGCGGATGGCGCCTACGGCCAGGTCCTGGCGGCCTGCGCCTTCATCGAACCGGAAATCCTCGGCCTCGGCCAGGCGCGGGTGCAAGGGTGGATGGAGGAAGAGCCGCGACTGGCCGTCTACCGGCACTATCTCGACGACCTCTTCCGCAAACAGGCCCATGTCCGCTCGGCTGAGGTCGAAGAAGTGCTGGGGATGCTGGCCGACCCCTTCAACGGCGCCTGGACGGCTTCCAACCTGCTGACCAACGCCGACTTTCGCTTCGCGCCGGCCGCCGGCAGCGACGGCGCCTCCCACGACGTCAGCCAGAGCACCATCACCCATCTCATGGACCACCCTGACCGGGAGGCGCGGCGCACAGCCTGGGAGAGCTACCACGACCAGTATCTGGCTTTCAAGAATACCCTGGCCAGCGCCTACACCACTTCGCTCAAACAGAGCGCCTTTACCATGCGCGCCCGGCGCTACGACTCCACCCTGGCCGCCTCGCTCTTCCCCTACAACATCCCCACCGCCGTCTTCCACAACCTGATCGACGTCTTTCGACAGAACCTGCCCACCTGGCATCGCTACTGGGCCTTCCGCCGCCAGGCTTTGGGCGTTGACATCCTCCATCCCTACGATGTCTGGGCGCCTTTGGCGGCCAACCCGCCGGTGATCCCGTTCGCGCAGGCCGTGGACTGGATCTGCCAGGGTCTGGCCCCGCTGGGCGATGACTACGTGGCCGCCATGCGCCGCGGCTGCCTGCAGGAGCGTTGGATCGACCTCTACCCCAACGCCGGCAAAAGCCAGGGCGCCTTCTCGACCGGCGCGCCCGGCACCCACCCCTTTATCATGATGAGCTACACCGACTCGATGCGCAGCCTCAGCACCCTCGCGCACGAGTTGGGCCACTCCCTGCACTCCTACCTGACCTGGCAACACCAGCCTGTCGTCTATGGCGACTACTCGCTCTTCGCCGCCGAAGTCGCCTCGAACTTCCACCAGGCCATGGTGCGCGGCTACCTGCTGCGGGCCAACCCCGACCCCAGCTTCCAGCTCAGCCTGATCGAAGAAGCGATGTCCAACTTCCATCGCTACTTCCTCGTCATGCCCACCCTGGCTCGCTTCGAACTGGAAATGCACCAGCGGGCCGAGGCCGGGCTGGGTCTGACCGCCGATTTCATGATCGACCGCATGGCCGAACTGTTTGCCGAAGCCTATGGGCCAGACATGCACATCGACCATGACCGCGCCGGCATCACCTGGGCCACCTTCGGCCATCTCTACGCCGATTACTACGTCTTCCAATACGCCACCGGCATCTCCGGCGCCCATGCCTGCGCCCGCCGCATCCTCGACGGCGTCGACGGCGCCGCCACCGATTACCGCCGCTTCCTCAGCGCCGGCGGCTCGCTGCACCCGCTCGACGCCCTCGCCCTGGCCGGCGTCGAACTGGGCCGACCCGAGGCCGTCGAGGCCACCTTCGCCGTCCTGGCCGACTATGTCGACCGCCTGGAGAGCCTGATGGGGCAAGAGCAGGCGGCGTGA
- a CDS encoding ribose-phosphate pyrophosphokinase codes for MKRRSPPFALEPTSERHAPGCIDPAEVRFFAGRSHPALAKGIADYLGLPLDPCHVERFANDNMRIQLGASVRGRSVFIVQSLTPPVSDHLVELLMMLDIARSAAAHEVHAVIPYFSYARSDKKDAPRISIAARLVADLLVTAGATHVMTMQLHSPQVHGFFSVPTDPLTARGLFVEHLRPGFLDSKETVVVAPDAGGAKSAARFAGQLHLPVAVASKTRISDTEVRFSEETRKQVQGYRRAIIYDDEIGTGGTVVELCKELVAGRVEDIVVACTHGLFWGEAKKNLAAIAAVSRIITTDTTPLPRQRRLAKMTILSVAPIFGEAIRRNHLRQSIGDLFSFWDEE; via the coding sequence ATGAAACGCCGTTCACCACCTTTCGCACTCGAACCGACCAGCGAGCGCCATGCACCCGGTTGCATCGACCCGGCCGAGGTGCGTTTCTTCGCCGGGCGGTCGCATCCGGCCCTGGCAAAGGGCATCGCCGACTATCTCGGCCTGCCGCTGGACCCGTGCCATGTCGAGCGTTTCGCCAACGACAATATGCGCATCCAGTTGGGCGCCAGTGTGAGGGGGCGCTCGGTGTTCATCGTCCAGTCGCTGACGCCGCCGGTCAGCGATCACCTGGTCGAGCTGCTGATGATGCTGGATATCGCCCGCAGCGCCGCCGCGCACGAGGTCCACGCCGTCATCCCCTATTTTTCCTACGCCCGCTCCGACAAGAAGGATGCGCCCCGGATCTCGATTGCCGCCCGGCTGGTCGCCGATCTGCTGGTGACGGCCGGGGCCACGCACGTGATGACCATGCAGCTGCATTCGCCGCAGGTGCACGGTTTCTTCAGCGTCCCCACCGACCCACTGACGGCCCGCGGGCTGTTCGTGGAGCATCTGCGACCGGGTTTTCTGGACAGCAAGGAGACGGTGGTGGTGGCGCCGGATGCCGGCGGGGCCAAATCGGCCGCCCGCTTTGCCGGACAATTGCATCTGCCGGTGGCGGTGGCCAGCAAGACGCGCATCTCCGACACCGAAGTGCGATTCAGCGAGGAGACGCGGAAGCAGGTGCAGGGCTATCGCCGCGCCATCATCTACGATGACGAGATCGGCACCGGGGGCACGGTGGTCGAGTTGTGCAAGGAGCTTGTCGCCGGCCGGGTCGAGGATATCGTCGTCGCCTGCACGCACGGGCTGTTCTGGGGCGAGGCGAAGAAGAATCTGGCGGCGATAGCGGCCGTGAGCAGAATCATCACCACCGACACAACGCCCCTGCCCAGGCAGCGGCGGCTGGCCAAGATGACCATCCTCTCGGTGGCGCCGATCTTCGGCGAGGCCATCCGCCGCAATCACCTGCGGCAGTCGATTGGCGACCTGTTTTCGTTTTGGGACGAGGAGTAG
- a CDS encoding P1 family peptidase has translation MNTTLTCIPGLLVGHDTDAEARTGCTVVLTPAGATAAVDVRGAAPGTRETDLLRPENLVSQVHAIVLAGGSAFGLAAAEGVVRWLYERNIGFATPVARVPIVPAAVLFDLGVGRADAWPDAAAGYRACQAAGAGPVAQGRVGAGTGATVAKLRGPKGAQPGGVGSAAVALPGGGKLAALVAVNAYGEIIDPESGRVVAAAGAGDSASLEPAFGQNTTIGVIATDLALNKAECLRVAQMAHDGLARTIRPSHTLWDGDALFVLSLGRAEKGDPGVLGIHAADLVARAVLAAVGEVIREGREGGEDPGRQPDGQGRAGGGGERVIREGREGEDPRRQPDGQGRAGGGGERVIREGREGGEDPRRQ, from the coding sequence ATGAACACGACCCTCACCTGTATCCCCGGTCTGCTGGTCGGCCATGACACCGACGCTGAGGCTCGCACAGGCTGCACCGTGGTTCTGACCCCGGCCGGGGCCACGGCGGCGGTGGATGTGCGCGGGGCCGCGCCCGGCACGCGCGAGACCGACCTGCTGCGACCCGAAAACCTGGTGAGCCAGGTGCACGCAATCGTGCTGGCGGGCGGCTCGGCCTTTGGCCTGGCCGCAGCCGAGGGGGTGGTTCGCTGGCTCTATGAAAGGAACATCGGTTTTGCCACGCCGGTCGCCCGTGTGCCCATCGTCCCGGCGGCGGTGCTGTTCGACCTGGGGGTGGGGCGGGCGGATGCCTGGCCGGATGCAGCTGCGGGTTATCGGGCCTGCCAGGCGGCCGGGGCGGGACCGGTGGCGCAGGGGCGGGTGGGGGCAGGGACCGGGGCGACGGTGGCGAAGCTGCGCGGGCCGAAGGGCGCGCAGCCAGGCGGGGTTGGCAGCGCCGCCGTGGCCCTGCCAGGGGGCGGGAAGCTGGCCGCGCTCGTGGCCGTCAATGCCTATGGTGAGATTATCGACCCCGAAAGCGGGCGGGTGGTGGCGGCAGCAGGTGCAGGCGACTCTGCTTCGCTGGAGCCGGCCTTCGGTCAGAATACGACCATCGGCGTCATTGCCACCGACCTGGCCCTGAACAAAGCCGAATGCCTGCGGGTGGCGCAGATGGCGCACGACGGCCTGGCCCGCACCATCCGGCCCAGCCACACGCTGTGGGATGGCGACGCCCTGTTCGTGCTTAGCCTGGGGCGGGCAGAGAAGGGCGACCCCGGCGTGCTTGGCATCCATGCGGCCGATCTGGTGGCCAGGGCCGTGCTGGCGGCGGTGGGGGAGGTGATCCGCGAAGGGCGCGAAGGGGGCGAAGACCCAGGCAGGCAGCCTGATGGCCAGGGCCGTGCTGGCGGCGGTGGGGAGCGGGTGATCCGCGAAGGGCGAGAGGGCGAAGACCCACGCAGGCAGCCTGATGGCCAGGGCCGTGCTGGCGGCGGTGGGGAGCGAGTGATCCGCGAAGGGCGCGAAGGGGGCGAAGACCCACGCAGGCAGTAG
- a CDS encoding XdhC family protein — protein sequence MDTIYTALKRHLSEGETVALATIVEVKGSVPREVGTKMLIHPLGQHVGTIGGGCGEADVIRAALDVIQTGEPAALHVDLTEPISMQALGVCGGVMAVFIERWAP from the coding sequence ATGGACACGATCTACACAGCCCTCAAGCGCCACCTGAGCGAAGGCGAAACCGTCGCCCTGGCCACCATCGTCGAGGTCAAAGGCTCGGTCCCGCGCGAGGTGGGGACGAAAATGCTCATCCACCCCCTGGGCCAGCATGTGGGCACCATCGGCGGCGGCTGCGGCGAGGCCGACGTCATCCGCGCCGCCCTGGATGTGATCCAGACGGGCGAGCCGGCAGCGCTTCATGTCGATCTCACCGAGCCGATCTCGATGCAAGCGTTGGGCGTGTGCGGCGGGGTGATGGCAGTCTTCATCGAACGGTGGGCGCCATGA
- a CDS encoding M67 family metallopeptidase: MTAPHLILPQPLAEAIIAHARAGEPEEVCGLVRGRAGRAIGVFPARNIAPNPITDYEVESKALLAQVEWEDAGDELIALYHSHPQDPAYPSASDAIQAYYPDSVYLICSLLDDARPDLKGFFLREIDAQLDPTALRRALPFYRTRPGRWGYYLPAGAALPPALAGLGPPPGLALYIVIQEDAEEPIQTRAVTVTPIELVID; the protein is encoded by the coding sequence ATGACCGCTCCCCACCTCATCCTCCCGCAGCCGCTGGCCGAGGCCATCATCGCCCATGCTCGCGCCGGCGAGCCGGAGGAGGTCTGCGGCCTGGTGCGGGGCCGGGCCGGGCGGGCCATCGGTGTGTTCCCCGCCCGCAACATCGCCCCCAACCCCATCACCGACTACGAAGTGGAGTCGAAGGCTCTGCTGGCCCAGGTGGAGTGGGAGGACGCTGGCGACGAACTGATCGCCCTCTACCACAGCCATCCCCAAGACCCGGCCTACCCCTCGGCCTCCGACGCCATCCAGGCCTACTACCCCGACAGCGTCTACCTCATCTGCTCGTTGCTCGATGACGCCCGCCCCGACCTCAAGGGCTTCTTCCTGCGCGAGATCGATGCCCAGCTCGATCCCACCGCCCTGCGCCGCGCGCTACCCTTCTATCGCACCCGGCCCGGCCGCTGGGGCTACTACCTGCCGGCCGGGGCCGCCCTTCCCCCCGCCCTCGCCGGCCTCGGCCCGCCGCCCGGCCTGGCCCTCTACATCGTCATCCAGGAAGACGCCGAGGAGCCGATCCAGACCCGCGCCGTCACCGTCACCCCGATCGAACTGGTCATCGACTAA
- the moeB gene encoding molybdopterin-synthase adenylyltransferase MoeB, whose amino-acid sequence MAGGSGARLSRDQLLARIRAEVNEATPRQVDEWLRQRQDVAVIDIREHDEWVQGHLPGAFHLSRSFLELQIESLEPDREAMIVLYCAGGVRSLLAAHNLQELGYSRVYSMTGGFNGWKNAGLEFDVPRFLRPDQRERYARHLILPDLGEAGQIKLLDARVLLIGAGGLGSPAALYLAAAGVGTIGIIDYDDVDRSNLQRQILHGESTIGQPKVDSAIQRIKDLNPDVQVIGYRQPLRADNAFEIMRGYDVVLNGSDNFPTRYLVNDACHFLGIPLVDASIFMFEGQVTVYRPDDAARGIEGGPCYRCLYPDPPPPGEVPSCAEAGVLGVLPGIVGSIQAVEAIKLIAGIGQPLVGRLLMYDALDQSFRSLNVQRDPTCPLCGEHPTVTDLIDYEQFCGLPSLPTPSAALGAIPIAVSIPLPAPA is encoded by the coding sequence ATGGCGGGGGGCAGCGGCGCCCGTCTCTCGCGCGACCAACTTCTGGCCCGCATCCGCGCCGAGGTGAACGAGGCGACCCCGCGGCAGGTGGACGAGTGGCTGCGCCAGCGCCAGGATGTGGCGGTGATCGACATCCGCGAGCACGACGAATGGGTGCAGGGGCACTTGCCCGGCGCCTTCCACCTTAGCCGCAGCTTTCTCGAGCTGCAGATCGAGAGCCTGGAGCCTGATCGCGAGGCGATGATCGTCCTCTATTGCGCCGGCGGTGTGCGTAGCTTGTTGGCGGCCCACAACCTGCAAGAGTTGGGCTACAGCCGCGTCTACTCGATGACGGGCGGGTTCAATGGCTGGAAGAACGCCGGGCTTGAGTTCGACGTCCCCCGGTTTCTGCGGCCCGACCAGCGCGAACGCTACGCCCGCCATCTCATCCTGCCCGACCTGGGCGAGGCCGGCCAGATCAAGCTGCTGGATGCCCGCGTGCTGCTGATCGGCGCCGGCGGGCTGGGTTCGCCGGCGGCGCTCTATCTGGCAGCCGCCGGGGTGGGGACGATCGGCATCATCGACTACGACGACGTCGACCGCAGCAATCTCCAGCGCCAGATCCTGCACGGCGAGAGCACCATCGGCCAGCCCAAGGTCGACTCCGCCATCCAACGGATCAAGGATCTCAACCCCGATGTCCAGGTCATCGGCTATCGCCAGCCCTTGCGGGCCGACAATGCCTTCGAGATCATGCGGGGGTACGATGTGGTGCTCAACGGCTCGGACAACTTCCCCACCCGCTACCTGGTCAACGACGCCTGCCATTTCCTGGGCATCCCGCTCGTCGATGCCTCCATCTTCATGTTCGAGGGTCAGGTGACGGTCTACCGGCCGGACGACGCCGCCCGCGGCATCGAAGGCGGCCCCTGCTATCGTTGCCTCTATCCCGACCCCCCGCCGCCGGGCGAGGTGCCGAGTTGCGCCGAGGCCGGGGTGTTGGGCGTGTTGCCGGGCATCGTCGGCAGCATCCAGGCGGTCGAGGCGATCAAACTCATCGCCGGCATCGGCCAGCCACTGGTGGGCCGCCTGCTGATGTACGACGCCCTCGACCAGAGCTTCCGCAGCCTCAATGTCCAGCGCGACCCCACCTGCCCACTCTGCGGCGAACACCCCACCGTCACCGATCTGATCGATTACGAGCAGTTCTGCGGCCTGCCCAGCCTCCCCACCCCGTCGGCTGCCCTCGGCGCTATCCCCATCGCCGTCTCCATCCCCCTCCCGGCGCCCGCCTGA
- a CDS encoding type II toxin-antitoxin system HicB family antitoxin — protein sequence MNQLMTLEGHKAKIEYDPDLDLFRGEILGLNGGADFYGRTPDELREEFRKSLAVFLEVCEEKGIPPYRQFSGKFNLRVPADLHAELAARAAAEGKSLNQWIIERLAQTV from the coding sequence ATGAATCAATTGATGACACTTGAAGGCCACAAAGCCAAAATTGAATACGATCCTGATCTGGATCTGTTCAGGGGTGAAATTCTAGGGTTGAATGGCGGGGCCGACTTTTATGGCCGGACGCCAGATGAACTGCGGGAGGAATTCAGGAAGTCGCTGGCTGTGTTTCTGGAAGTGTGTGAGGAGAAAGGAATCCCGCCCTATCGACAATTTTCTGGCAAATTCAATCTCCGAGTTCCTGCTGATCTGCACGCCGAGCTGGCAGCTCGCGCCGCCGCCGAGGGCAAGAGCCTCAATCAGTGGATCATCGAAAGACTGGCTCAGACGGTTTGA
- a CDS encoding type II toxin-antitoxin system HicA family toxin: protein MWYYIDVKRKHRNTLELIFARPVSGNIRWTDVEELLVALGADVSERAGSRVAVVLFDEVRVFHRPHPSPDLDKGAIAGIRKWLEEHGVTP, encoded by the coding sequence ATGTGGTACTATATCGATGTGAAACGGAAACACCGCAACACGCTTGAACTTATCTTTGCCAGACCTGTGAGCGGCAACATCAGGTGGACCGATGTCGAGGAACTTCTTGTTGCTCTGGGCGCTGATGTTTCAGAACGTGCTGGTTCCAGGGTGGCTGTTGTCCTCTTTGATGAAGTTAGGGTCTTTCATAGGCCGCATCCTTCACCCGATCTAGATAAAGGGGCCATTGCAGGCATTCGCAAATGGCTGGAAGAACACGGAGTAACGCCATGA
- a CDS encoding sulfurtransferase, which yields MTTYAHPQALVSTEWVAARLDDPNIRLVESNEDVLLYNTGHIRNAVKIDWIADLNDPLIRDYIGPRQFEALCAKHGISNDTFVVFYGDKNNWWATYAFWVFQLFGHTAAAVMNGGRKKWVEEGRPLTKDIPHFGPAAYHAPQRQDYKIRALLPQVLSHQSAGLPLIDVRSPKEYSGELLHMADYPQEGALRGGHIKGARSMPWARAANEDGTFKSVEELKALYEGEAALSSDQNIIAYCRIGERSSHTWFVLTYLLGYPNVRNYDGSWTEYGNIVGAPIER from the coding sequence ATGACCACTTACGCCCATCCCCAAGCCCTTGTCTCGACCGAGTGGGTTGCTGCCCGACTCGATGACCCCAACATCCGGCTGGTCGAGAGCAATGAAGATGTGTTGCTCTACAACACCGGCCACATCCGCAACGCCGTCAAGATCGACTGGATCGCCGATCTCAACGACCCCCTCATCCGCGACTACATCGGCCCGCGCCAGTTCGAGGCTCTCTGCGCCAAACACGGCATCAGCAACGACACCTTCGTCGTCTTCTATGGCGACAAGAACAACTGGTGGGCCACCTATGCCTTCTGGGTCTTCCAACTCTTCGGCCACACCGCCGCGGCGGTGATGAACGGCGGCCGCAAGAAGTGGGTCGAAGAAGGCCGGCCCCTGACCAAAGACATCCCCCACTTTGGCCCCGCCGCCTACCATGCCCCCCAGCGCCAGGACTACAAGATTCGCGCCTTGCTGCCCCAGGTGCTGAGCCATCAATCCGCCGGGTTGCCGCTGATCGACGTGCGCTCGCCCAAGGAATACAGCGGCGAACTGCTGCACATGGCCGACTATCCCCAAGAAGGCGCCCTGCGCGGCGGCCACATCAAGGGCGCGCGCAGCATGCCCTGGGCGCGAGCAGCCAATGAGGATGGCACGTTCAAATCGGTCGAAGAACTCAAGGCGTTGTACGAAGGCGAGGCAGCCCTGAGCAGCGACCAGAACATCATCGCCTACTGCCGCATCGGCGAGCGCAGCAGCCACACCTGGTTCGTCCTCACCTACCTGCTGGGCTATCCCAACGTCCGCAACTACGACGGCTCCTGGACCGAATACGGCAACATCGTCGGCGCGCCGATCGAGAGGTAG
- a CDS encoding cysteine synthase — protein MPHPARLLTPDPLRWRQPHRAAILQQIGNTPLLKLERVTAGLPPAVEVHVKAEWFNPGGSVKDRPALRMVEQAEMSGQLTPDRTIIDATSGNTGIGYALVGAAKGYRVALVMPENVSEERKQLARAYGADLIFSDPLEGTDGAIRLVRQLVAAHPERYYYPDQYDNDENWKAHYYGTANEIWQQTQGRVTHFLAGLGTSGTFMGVSRRLKELNPAVRVFSVEPADELQVIEGLKHMETAIVPGIYDPRLKDAAMPVEAEDAWLMARRLAREEGLFVGFSAGAAVHAALTLARTLDHGHVVTVLPDGGAKYVSLGLFE, from the coding sequence ATGCCTCACCCCGCTCGCCTCCTCACCCCCGACCCCCTGCGCTGGCGCCAGCCCCACCGCGCCGCCATCCTCCAGCAGATCGGCAACACGCCGCTGCTGAAGCTGGAACGCGTGACGGCCGGGCTGCCGCCGGCGGTGGAAGTCCATGTCAAGGCTGAGTGGTTCAACCCCGGCGGTTCGGTGAAGGATCGGCCGGCCCTGCGCATGGTCGAGCAGGCCGAGATGAGCGGGCAACTGACCCCCGACCGGACGATCATCGACGCCACCAGCGGCAACACCGGCATCGGTTATGCCCTGGTTGGCGCGGCCAAGGGCTATCGCGTGGCCCTGGTCATGCCCGAAAACGTCAGCGAGGAGCGCAAGCAACTGGCGCGAGCCTATGGCGCCGACCTCATCTTCAGCGACCCGCTGGAGGGGACGGACGGCGCCATCCGCCTGGTGCGCCAGCTCGTCGCCGCCCATCCCGAACGCTACTACTACCCCGACCAGTACGACAACGACGAGAACTGGAAGGCGCACTATTACGGCACCGCCAACGAAATCTGGCAGCAGACGCAGGGCCGGGTCACGCACTTCCTGGCCGGGCTGGGCACCAGCGGCACCTTCATGGGCGTCAGCCGCCGCCTGAAGGAGCTCAACCCGGCCGTGCGCGTGTTCTCGGTCGAGCCGGCCGACGAACTCCAGGTGATCGAGGGCCTCAAGCACATGGAGACGGCCATCGTCCCCGGCATCTACGACCCGCGGCTGAAGGACGCCGCCATGCCGGTCGAGGCCGAAGACGCCTGGCTGATGGCCCGCCGCCTGGCCCGCGAGGAAGGGCTGTTCGTCGGCTTCAGCGCCGGCGCCGCCGTCCACGCCGCCCTCACCCTCGCCCGCACCCTCGACCACGGCCACGTCGTCACCGTCCTCCCCGACGGCGGGGCCAAATACGTCAGCCTCGGTTTGTTCGAGTGA
- a CDS encoding DUF4395 domain-containing protein has translation MSRTRKQPFVDHTALKFNQASIIGLNLLAFIFNQPWLVAFVAAVLIIGTLYPPASLFKLIYARLLKPAGLLKPHPVQDEQAPHLFAQGLGGIFLALAVIAFLAGAPILGWALTFLVVALAAINLFLGFCLGCFIFYQLARRGIRLQLSQWS, from the coding sequence ATGTCCCGCACCCGCAAGCAACCCTTCGTCGACCATACCGCCCTCAAATTCAACCAGGCCAGCATCATCGGCCTCAATCTCCTGGCCTTCATCTTCAACCAACCCTGGTTGGTGGCCTTCGTCGCCGCCGTCCTGATCATCGGCACGCTCTACCCGCCCGCCAGCCTGTTCAAGCTCATCTACGCGCGCCTGCTCAAGCCGGCCGGCCTGCTCAAACCCCACCCCGTGCAGGATGAACAAGCCCCGCACCTGTTTGCGCAGGGACTGGGCGGCATCTTCCTGGCCCTGGCCGTCATCGCCTTCCTGGCCGGCGCGCCCATCCTCGGTTGGGCGCTCACCTTCCTCGTCGTCGCCCTGGCCGCCATCAATCTCTTCCTGGGCTTCTGCCTGGGCTGCTTCATCTTCTACCAGCTCGCCCGCCGCGGCATCCGGCTGCAACTGTCGCAGTGGTCATAG
- a CDS encoding thioredoxin family protein, producing the protein MLERLFLLALLSLLSLAAVGLWRWRTQRRAVALSRLPAPDCLRDLDLRPVPAVIYFTTPTCSQCRLQQTPILQRLSAEWGDDVHLCKVDAVAYEELTRYFGILTVPSTVVLDATLRTVAINHGLATAEQLRAQVMTQMGGTPMLVGAGSAA; encoded by the coding sequence ATGCTCGAACGTCTCTTCCTTCTCGCCCTTCTCTCTCTCCTGAGCCTCGCCGCCGTCGGGCTTTGGCGGTGGCGCACGCAGCGGCGGGCGGTCGCGCTCAGCCGGCTGCCGGCGCCCGACTGCCTGCGCGACCTCGACCTGCGCCCGGTTCCGGCTGTCATCTACTTCACCACGCCCACGTGCAGCCAATGCCGCCTGCAACAGACGCCCATCCTGCAGCGCCTGAGCGCCGAATGGGGCGACGATGTGCACCTGTGCAAGGTGGATGCGGTCGCGTATGAAGAACTGACCCGCTATTTCGGCATCCTCACCGTGCCCTCCACCGTCGTCCTCGACGCCACCCTCCGCACGGTGGCCATCAACCACGGACTGGCCACGGCCGAGCAATTGCGCGCGCAGGTGATGACACAAATGGGGGGAACACCGATGCTGGTGGGTGCTGGCTCGGCCGCTTGA